The segment GCAGTACCCATTCCATATATTAAAGTAATTCTTCTAGCACCATAAGAATTATCACTTGAGATAATATCCTCTATTGATGCGCCATTTAAATCATAACAAGAGACCTCAACATTTCTTAAAATAGCTGTTTCCGGAATAACTTTAGACTCAATAATAGGCTCAAATATAAAACTAACACCATCTTGTATAAAAATCATTTCTTTATTTGAAAAATAATCTTGAACCTTTGATGCACTCACACTAAAAAAATTACGTTGTAATCCCAGCAACGAATATTTTGGAGAATAAATAATTGTCATGTCTTCCCCTATATATTCATCCGGTTCCAAAATAATCTCACTAAATACACCATCTGCACTTAGTCTTCCTGGTAAAGCACCATCTCGAATCTTCACAAAGTTTAACTTCCAAAAGCCATTACGCTCTCTAGACAAAGACTGCAGAATAATCATATTATCATCATCCTGATTATGTCTCCAGATCCTCTCTTCATGATTACATTCAGATAGTTTTATTAGTAGTCGTTCTAACTTTTTATTAGTATCAATTTCAAAAGATGCTAAATCCCCTTCTATTGAAGATTTAACAAAATAGTAATGGAATTTAAGAGTAAAGCTTTTGTTAGACATATTCAATCCCCCCCCTATATAATATAAATTATATAGGAAAGGCTATTACACCACAACTAATAAGTTAATCATTCACTATATATAATAACTTGATACTGATAAACTATTATTTAGTGAATATAAATTTTATAAGAGGAGATGTATTATGAAGTTTACTGAAGCCGAACGGGCTATTCTAGAGTTATTCCAAAATGATACACAATTTAATTTCGAAGGTAATACTTACAAGGTTAACTTTGCCGGAAAACCATCAAGTCCTCATGGTGAGCCTAAAACAGATATTTATATTGAAGCACAAGATATTAATACAAATGAAGTAAGAGAAATTAAGATTTCTTATAAAAAAGAAAATGCTGATTTTGTAGAGAATAAAATTAGTAAAGAACGAGCTAAACAACTATTTGGGGATAATTGGGAAACTAAAATAAACGAGGCAACTC is part of the Veillonella nakazawae genome and harbors:
- a CDS encoding DUF6731 family protein; amino-acid sequence: MSNKSFTLKFHYYFVKSSIEGDLASFEIDTNKKLERLLIKLSECNHEERIWRHNQDDDNMIILQSLSRERNGFWKLNFVKIRDGALPGRLSADGVFSEIILEPDEYIGEDMTIIYSPKYSLLGLQRNFFSVSASKVQDYFSNKEMIFIQDGVSFIFEPIIESKVIPETAILRNVEVSCYDLNGASIEDIISSDNSYGARRITLIYGMGTAPKDKGLLSGIRTILGNCIGDPRYKRVKASYRKDANSPIEAIDFIESKVENRISLMYSKTDPITHDRVYMAFLPEFKKQLAIIAPVEGEDNENDDR